A genomic region of Acidobacteriota bacterium contains the following coding sequences:
- a CDS encoding lipid-binding SYLF domain-containing protein has translation MKIVKPFLGWTLIIVVALCALGTNATAQKKDAKNRAEAATTSGDATKALNELMRIPAKSIPQSLLKKAKAIAVFPGVIKAAFIIGGRGGKGLISRRVKGGWSAPAMFKIGGGSVGFQIGGSSTDVVMLFMTDDSLKNLLEDKFEIGGEAAAAAGPIGRTIRATTDAQLQAEILSYSRSKGLFAGVAISGAVISPDNDTNQLLYSLEAKEMLTGENKIAFDSIPPATVGFHRALTRHAK, from the coding sequence ATGAAAATCGTAAAACCATTCCTGGGGTGGACCTTGATCATTGTAGTAGCGCTGTGCGCCTTGGGTACCAATGCGACCGCACAGAAAAAAGATGCGAAAAACCGAGCTGAGGCTGCAACAACCTCCGGTGATGCGACCAAGGCGCTAAATGAGTTGATGAGGATACCCGCCAAGTCGATACCGCAAAGCCTCTTGAAAAAGGCGAAGGCGATCGCCGTCTTTCCTGGTGTGATCAAAGCTGCGTTTATCATCGGCGGACGAGGTGGAAAGGGATTGATCTCGCGTCGTGTTAAAGGCGGTTGGAGTGCCCCCGCGATGTTCAAGATCGGCGGCGGGAGCGTCGGGTTCCAGATCGGCGGATCTTCGACAGATGTCGTGATGCTTTTCATGACGGACGACAGTCTGAAGAACCTGCTCGAGGATAAATTCGAGATCGGCGGTGAGGCCGCCGCCGCCGCCGGCCCTATCGGACGCACAATTCGGGCGACAACTGACGCCCAGCTACAGGCCGAGATCCTTTCCTACTCGCGAAGCAAGGGCTTATTCGCCGGAGTTGCGATCTCGGGTGCGGTTATCAGCCCGGACAACGATACAAATCAGCTTTTGTATTCACTGGAGGCCAAGGAAATGTTAACCGGAGAAAATAAGATCGCGTTCGATTCGATCCCTCCTGCGACGGTTGGGTTTCATAGAGCGTTGACGCGACACGCGAAATAG
- a CDS encoding VWA domain-containing protein yields the protein MQRKLRQLSNLICTAFILCLSASGQDVVRDLKLSAGGHVEVVNHFGRVTVKAMPPAKEGEIFGGKLTAVSPKGLTDNEIKFTAGKGGMLIVVTPNDPKKRVDIELTLPNRSSVKIETTGGAVDVMGDLEKVEVFTDTGTIATDVPDDDITYNFHWTESRPRYLADFDIAEVKEKSGGRFDIRGRWGEGEKRRKGDKEKVIKEGEQTVPSEVQSAKTDAPRPVTLNFTTARGIILLNVPPSEVGSDLRERPLTNAAKAIVRSGDSLLMEAIRRAAPKYYGDYMRSLPPIKLEPRFSAKTTPADLPTATLKRATVRVTDLENRAIAGLRAEDFEISESGAGREIVSVEQSTAPFNLVLLLDVSGSVENYVTFIRKAARSFVDTVDAKDKVSLVIFNDDVKVLSRFTTDKGKLSESLDTFDAGGGTAYYDALAFTIADTLRPLKGERTAIVILTDGDDNRSFLAFDSLAGSIQESGALIYPLYVPSGLIAMAAQGVNADIDPMRKKYMSLSAKSAGEGERLAKISGGVYYPITRIEQIQQAYRDIAVQLRTAYVITFRSELAATPGDGVSPRLKIKAKRPNVYTNVNSVEAAQ from the coding sequence ATGCAGCGTAAACTTCGGCAATTATCCAATTTGATCTGCACCGCATTTATCCTGTGCCTGTCGGCATCAGGACAGGATGTAGTGCGCGATCTGAAATTGTCGGCCGGAGGGCATGTTGAGGTCGTCAATCATTTCGGCCGCGTCACGGTGAAAGCGATGCCGCCGGCAAAAGAAGGCGAGATCTTTGGCGGTAAACTCACGGCCGTCTCACCAAAGGGCCTTACGGACAACGAGATAAAATTTACGGCCGGCAAAGGCGGCATGCTCATAGTCGTCACGCCGAATGACCCCAAGAAGCGCGTCGATATCGAATTGACGCTGCCGAATCGATCGTCCGTGAAGATCGAGACGACCGGCGGTGCTGTTGACGTGATGGGCGATCTGGAAAAGGTCGAGGTGTTCACCGACACAGGCACTATCGCGACCGATGTTCCGGATGACGACATCACCTACAATTTCCATTGGACCGAATCTCGACCGCGTTACCTCGCCGATTTCGACATCGCCGAGGTCAAAGAGAAGTCAGGAGGACGCTTCGATATCAGAGGAAGATGGGGAGAAGGGGAGAAAAGGAGAAAGGGAGACAAGGAGAAGGTAATAAAGGAAGGCGAGCAAACGGTTCCTTCCGAAGTACAAAGCGCAAAGACCGACGCCCCAAGGCCCGTCACACTCAATTTCACCACAGCTCGCGGAATTATCCTGCTGAATGTGCCGCCGAGCGAGGTCGGGAGCGATCTGCGTGAACGCCCGCTGACCAATGCAGCGAAAGCGATCGTCCGCAGCGGCGACTCGCTGCTGATGGAAGCGATCCGCCGGGCGGCGCCGAAGTATTACGGCGACTATATGCGTTCGCTGCCGCCGATCAAGCTCGAGCCGCGTTTCTCGGCAAAAACTACGCCGGCCGATCTGCCGACGGCGACGCTGAAACGTGCGACGGTTCGCGTCACCGATCTTGAAAACCGTGCGATTGCCGGACTCAGGGCGGAGGATTTTGAGATCAGCGAAAGCGGAGCCGGCCGCGAGATCGTTTCGGTCGAGCAATCGACAGCACCTTTTAACCTCGTGCTGCTGCTCGACGTTTCGGGGAGCGTTGAGAATTACGTCACCTTTATCCGCAAGGCCGCGCGCAGTTTCGTCGATACTGTGGATGCCAAGGACAAGGTTTCGCTCGTCATCTTTAACGACGACGTCAAGGTCCTCTCGAGGTTCACGACCGACAAAGGCAAGCTGAGCGAGAGCCTCGACACCTTCGACGCAGGGGGCGGAACTGCGTATTACGACGCACTTGCATTTACGATCGCCGATACGCTGCGTCCGCTAAAGGGCGAACGTACCGCGATCGTTATCCTGACGGACGGCGACGACAACCGTTCGTTCCTCGCATTCGATTCGCTTGCTGGATCGATACAAGAGAGCGGAGCACTGATCTATCCGCTTTATGTGCCTTCCGGTTTGATCGCGATGGCTGCTCAGGGTGTGAATGCCGACATCGATCCGATGCGCAAGAAATATATGTCTCTAAGCGCCAAATCCGCGGGCGAAGGCGAACGCCTCGCGAAGATCTCGGGCGGCGTATATTACCCGATCACACGCATCGAACAGATCCAGCAAGCCTACCGCGACATCGCCGTCCAGCTCCGCACCGCCTACGTCATCACCTTCCGCTCGGAACTCGCCGCAACCCCCGGCGACGGCGTCTCGCCCCGCCTAAAGATCAAAGCCAAACGCCCTAACGTCTATACAAATGTAAATTCCGTCGAAGCCGCGCAATAA
- a CDS encoding CPBP family intramembrane metalloprotease, translated as MNKRFVISFVVVVIYLVIILVGAKLEVGDGTMRQAEMVSRQISISLILGLIFLIGVVRFFGWSSDSGLTPIRSTKSLLILWLPVLFILVFFILSVLLGFPPAQAILFVGINTLLVGISEELAFRGILFSGARSALRPIGAITLTSVIFGAVHVFNGFTTGDWGSAAVQAVAAAMSGLLFIAILIRTGSIIPAMIIHWLWDFGIFALGSRGGHHAAPAPADPTVMSVLAPILFVMPNFLYALWLLRGIGNKSNEEIMA; from the coding sequence ATGAATAAAAGGTTCGTTATCTCTTTCGTCGTCGTGGTCATTTACCTGGTCATCATATTGGTCGGCGCAAAGTTGGAGGTCGGCGATGGAACCATGAGACAGGCCGAGATGGTCAGCCGACAGATCTCAATAAGTTTGATCCTGGGTCTCATCTTCTTGATCGGCGTCGTTAGGTTCTTTGGTTGGTCTAGCGATTCGGGGCTTACACCCATCCGAAGTACAAAAAGCCTTTTGATCCTTTGGCTGCCCGTGCTGTTCATTCTGGTCTTCTTTATATTGTCCGTATTGCTCGGATTCCCGCCGGCTCAGGCGATCCTTTTCGTTGGGATCAACACCCTGCTTGTTGGGATCTCTGAAGAACTTGCATTTAGAGGCATCTTGTTTAGTGGTGCCAGGTCGGCTCTTCGGCCGATAGGAGCGATCACGCTCACATCCGTCATCTTTGGAGCGGTACACGTTTTTAATGGATTCACAACCGGCGACTGGGGCTCGGCTGCCGTTCAAGCTGTTGCGGCGGCAATGTCCGGGCTTCTGTTCATTGCCATCCTAATACGGACAGGCTCGATCATTCCCGCTATGATCATTCACTGGCTATGGGACTTTGGGATCTTTGCGCTAGGCTCTCGCGGCGGGCATCATGCTGCTCCAGCTCCGGCCGATCCGACTGTCATGTCCGTACTTGCGCCGATATTGTTCGTAATGCCGAATTTCCTGTACGCCCTCTGGCTGTTGCGGGGAATCGGAAATAAATCAAACGAGGAAATCATGGCCTAG
- a CDS encoding DUF3224 domain-containing protein — protein sequence MKRIAKGTFDVKVTPLAAEENVGDATIGRLSLAKTFSGDLAGTSKGQMLGSQSEAVAGSGGYVAMERFTGTLGGKKGSFTLQHIGTMQGGKFDLDIMVVPDSGTGELTGISGTCKIIIDGDKHFYEFAYALPAGK from the coding sequence ATGAAACGCATTGCAAAAGGAACGTTTGACGTTAAGGTGACGCCGCTCGCGGCTGAGGAAAATGTCGGTGACGCGACGATCGGACGGCTGTCGCTTGCCAAAACGTTCAGCGGCGATCTCGCCGGAACCAGCAAAGGACAAATGCTCGGCAGCCAGTCAGAGGCGGTCGCCGGTTCGGGCGGTTATGTCGCGATGGAACGATTCACGGGAACGCTCGGCGGCAAGAAGGGGAGTTTTACATTGCAGCACATCGGGACAATGCAGGGCGGCAAGTTCGATCTTGATATTATGGTCGTCCCAGATTCGGGGACAGGCGAACTGACCGGCATTTCAGGCACGTGTAAGATCATTATCGACGGGGATAAGCACTTTTACGAGTTTGCATATGCGCTCCCCGCAGGAAAGTAG
- the xseA gene encoding exodeoxyribonuclease VII large subunit — protein MSRRRGIPSVITDLEPPLLQILFDEEERQPMSVSELSAGIKSELERRFAAVWVEGELIGFTAAASGHWYMTLSDGDAKLKTVCWKSTAARMQFRPQTGMSVRVRGKVTHYAPSGETQLTVTSMEPSGAGALAIAFEQIRSKLEREGLFDVSLKRPIPFFPRKIGIITSPNGAAYHDIIHVLSRRAASISSLLIPTRVQGEGSADEIRNAIETANTFNLTLPLAERMDVLVVGRGGGAAEDLWAFNDENLARALRASDIPVISAVGHEPDITCSKRKAGSVTCNSVCTPVSPKHTRWRRGVSPT, from the coding sequence GTGTCCAGACGGCGAGGCATCCCGAGCGTAATTACTGATCTGGAACCACCTTTACTACAAATATTGTTCGATGAGGAAGAGCGGCAGCCGATGTCGGTGTCGGAGCTGTCGGCGGGGATCAAGTCGGAGCTTGAGCGGCGGTTTGCGGCGGTTTGGGTCGAGGGCGAGCTGATCGGGTTTACGGCCGCCGCGTCGGGGCATTGGTACATGACGCTGTCGGACGGCGACGCCAAGCTCAAGACCGTGTGCTGGAAATCGACGGCGGCGAGGATGCAGTTTCGCCCGCAGACCGGCATGAGCGTGCGGGTGCGGGGCAAGGTGACGCACTACGCTCCATCGGGCGAGACGCAGTTGACGGTGACCTCGATGGAACCTTCGGGTGCGGGAGCTCTCGCTATAGCGTTCGAGCAGATCAGGTCAAAGCTCGAACGCGAGGGCCTATTCGATGTCAGCTTAAAGCGGCCGATCCCTTTCTTCCCACGAAAGATCGGCATCATCACCAGCCCGAACGGCGCCGCCTATCACGACATTATCCACGTCCTCTCACGGCGAGCCGCATCGATCAGCAGCCTTTTGATCCCGACACGCGTGCAGGGCGAAGGCTCTGCCGACGAGATCCGCAACGCCATCGAGACCGCCAATACCTTTAATCTCACGCTGCCTTTGGCAGAACGGATGGATGTGCTCGTCGTCGGCCGCGGCGGCGGTGCCGCGGAAGATTTGTGGGCGTTCAATGACGAGAATCTCGCTCGGGCCCTGCGAGCGAGCGACATCCCTGTGATCTCCGCCGTCGGGCACGAACCCGACATCACTTGCTCGAAGCGAAAGGCGGGGTCCGTGACCTGCAACAGCGTTTGCACGCCGGTTTCTCCGAAACATACGCGATGGCGGCGAGGCGTTTCGCCAACGTGA
- the recA gene encoding recombinase RecA: protein MSLDKGKAIESALLQIEKKFGKGSIMRLGERPHEDIGAISTTCLSLDAAIGVGGFPRGRIIEVYGPESSGKTTLALTVVASAQKTGGVCAYIDAEHAMDPEYATKLGVNIDDMLISQPDSGEQALEIAETLIRSNSVDVIVIDSVAALVPRAELDGEMGDSLPGLQARLMSQALRKITAIVSSSNTCFIFINQLREKIGVFFGSPETTTGGKALKFYASLRLDIRRIGAIKDGDKVVGNRTRVKVVKNKCAPPFRESEFDIMYGEGISKEGDLLDLAVNNNIVEKSGAWFSFKGERLGQGRDNVKNMLKENTELLERIENDVKEVLGFTKVEAASA from the coding sequence ATGAGTTTGGACAAAGGTAAAGCGATCGAGTCGGCATTGCTGCAGATCGAGAAAAAATTTGGCAAGGGTTCCATCATGCGTTTGGGTGAAAGGCCGCACGAAGACATCGGTGCGATCTCGACCACGTGTCTAAGCCTCGACGCGGCGATCGGCGTCGGCGGATTCCCACGCGGGCGGATCATCGAGGTGTACGGCCCTGAAAGCTCAGGAAAGACGACTCTCGCTCTGACCGTTGTCGCCTCGGCACAAAAGACCGGCGGTGTTTGTGCATACATCGACGCCGAACATGCGATGGACCCCGAATATGCGACCAAGCTCGGCGTAAACATTGACGACATGCTCATCTCGCAGCCCGATTCCGGAGAACAAGCTCTCGAGATCGCTGAAACACTGATCCGTTCGAACAGTGTTGATGTGATCGTCATCGATTCGGTCGCCGCTCTGGTGCCGCGTGCGGAACTCGACGGCGAAATGGGCGATTCTCTGCCTGGATTGCAGGCTCGTCTAATGTCGCAGGCTTTGAGAAAGATCACGGCGATCGTATCGAGTTCGAACACGTGCTTTATCTTTATCAATCAGCTTCGCGAAAAGATCGGCGTGTTTTTTGGTTCACCCGAAACAACGACCGGCGGCAAGGCTCTCAAATTCTACGCCAGCCTCCGACTCGACATCCGCCGCATCGGTGCGATCAAGGACGGAGACAAGGTCGTCGGCAACCGCACCCGCGTGAAAGTGGTCAAGAACAAATGTGCACCGCCATTTCGCGAGTCCGAATTCGACATCATGTATGGCGAAGGCATCTCGAAAGAGGGCGATCTGCTTGATCTGGCCGTAAATAACAATATTGTCGAGAAGAGTGGTGCGTGGTTCTCGTTCAAAGGCGAGCGTCTCGGCCAGGGCCGCGACAACGTCAAGAATATGCTCAAGGAAAACACCGAACTTCTCGAACGCATTGAAAATGACGTGAAAGAAGTCCTCGGCTTTACCAAGGTGGAAGCCGCCTCAGCATAG
- a CDS encoding M28 family peptidase yields MVFTAHYDGFGKLDGKIYNAAADNAIGNGEMLAVAEAFSKMKVKPKRSLVFISTTAEEYGLQGGYFFAQNPKWDITKIAANLNLDGIGTEIMGPIKNMVGFGAEYSSLGAIFNEVARSYNITPMEDPIPEQGVFGRSDHYPFVTRGVPALMLVGSPESTKEGFVRRFNEFEETKYHQPTDDVYKDWHWPGAKTVADMMGILGYRIAQSSTAPTWLPGNKYSGLKRGDTLP; encoded by the coding sequence GTGGTGTTTACAGCTCACTATGACGGGTTCGGAAAGCTGGATGGCAAGATCTACAATGCTGCGGCCGACAACGCGATCGGCAATGGTGAGATGCTCGCTGTGGCAGAGGCCTTTTCAAAGATGAAGGTAAAACCTAAGCGGTCCTTGGTCTTCATCTCGACGACCGCTGAAGAGTATGGCTTGCAGGGCGGCTATTTCTTTGCGCAGAATCCAAAGTGGGATATTACCAAGATCGCTGCTAATCTGAACCTCGACGGCATTGGCACGGAGATCATGGGACCGATCAAGAATATGGTCGGGTTCGGAGCCGAATACTCGTCGCTGGGAGCTATTTTCAATGAAGTCGCCCGCTCCTATAACATCACTCCGATGGAGGACCCCATACCCGAACAGGGAGTTTTTGGGCGATCGGACCACTATCCGTTCGTCACTCGCGGCGTGCCCGCGTTGATGCTGGTTGGCTCGCCGGAATCAACTAAAGAGGGTTTTGTTCGCCGATTCAACGAGTTTGAAGAAACGAAATATCACCAACCGACAGATGACGTTTACAAGGATTGGCACTGGCCCGGAGCCAAGACCGTTGCCGACATGATGGGCATCCTTGGCTATCGCATCGCGCAATCCTCTACTGCTCCAACCTGGCTGCCCGGAAATAAGTACTCAGGTCTGAAGCGCGGCGACACGTTGCCCTAA
- a CDS encoding serine/threonine protein kinase: MKYLDFAGQTLDGKYHIERELGRGGMGTVYLATHLGTERPVAVKIIAPQFMQRAEFVERFRREARAAGRLRHPNVVDVTDFGFADTRGGQVAYLVMEYLDGCTLGEILDEERNLPVGWTLDILEQVCSAVQEAHEQGIIHRDLKPDNIWLEPNQRGGYTVKVLDFGIAKLEEHEISNGDIPIEFVRSTHTLAGDAKTTIGGNISTIGAEASTIVQTADLGTMVNEGGTISLEPLADENQTAIYDDRSDDQDSVGTRMISDEIDVETDRTGRQRTTGKSLIDSPTTAGLTRVGAVLGTPLYMSPEQCRGEHLDPRSDIYSLGVIAYQMLSGRTPFEGDFKDVMESHKTVAPPPLAAKKVRRKMQKAILSALDKDPGNRPQTAEAFASVMRSRSEGLFGLLRRALVIYSEHLPKFLMLTTFFSLPSIILTLTLVALSFLKVSEIISGTSANVAIGVVVLLLGLASAFSTYLNIGTITWIVTQYLAVPLRPVRLRPALVEARKRWKAFAGTGILSTFLMFAIGIPTCGIGFLVTNVLWTLVSPVVMMENRSGKAALRRSKDLVKRSVGTAIGAVFMLFLIPAIFSGTVSFVVNITARAIDPKPQTPAAVTEQARTDGSPVVSTTDPNTSAVPPEPAKTEDGGLNINIGPNRTIRVDDDEMDMRSRVKKTILESLVQVIWLPLQIFVLSFSAIIIALLYLKTRLAGGESMNELIERFESDDGPRKKWQERVRQRLIQSGRIPSKS, encoded by the coding sequence ATGAAATACTTGGACTTCGCGGGCCAAACGCTGGACGGAAAATACCATATCGAACGCGAATTGGGACGCGGCGGTATGGGAACGGTCTATCTGGCGACGCATCTTGGTACCGAGCGGCCCGTCGCAGTCAAGATCATCGCTCCGCAATTTATGCAGCGTGCGGAATTTGTCGAGCGATTTCGACGCGAGGCGAGAGCGGCAGGGCGTTTACGGCATCCGAATGTGGTCGATGTCACGGATTTCGGGTTTGCTGATACTCGCGGAGGCCAGGTCGCATATCTCGTCATGGAGTATCTTGACGGCTGCACACTGGGTGAGATACTCGACGAGGAAAGGAATTTGCCCGTCGGCTGGACGCTCGACATCCTCGAGCAGGTTTGCTCGGCGGTACAAGAGGCTCATGAACAGGGCATCATCCACCGGGACCTCAAGCCTGACAACATCTGGCTCGAACCAAATCAACGCGGCGGTTACACGGTCAAGGTCCTCGATTTTGGGATCGCCAAACTCGAAGAACACGAAATTTCAAACGGCGACATTCCGATCGAATTCGTCAGATCGACACATACGCTGGCGGGCGATGCAAAGACGACGATCGGCGGCAACATTTCGACGATTGGGGCCGAAGCCTCGACGATCGTGCAGACGGCGGACCTGGGGACAATGGTCAACGAAGGCGGCACTATCTCGCTCGAACCCTTGGCAGATGAGAATCAAACCGCGATCTACGATGACCGCTCCGATGATCAAGACAGCGTCGGCACACGAATGATCTCAGACGAGATCGATGTCGAAACCGACCGGACCGGCCGGCAGCGGACGACCGGTAAATCACTGATCGATTCTCCAACCACCGCGGGCCTGACCCGAGTCGGTGCCGTGCTCGGTACGCCGCTTTATATGTCGCCTGAGCAATGTCGCGGCGAACATCTCGATCCGCGTTCGGACATTTATAGTCTGGGTGTGATCGCATATCAGATGTTGTCCGGACGGACGCCGTTCGAGGGCGATTTCAAGGATGTAATGGAATCGCATAAGACGGTCGCCCCGCCGCCGCTTGCTGCAAAAAAGGTGCGTCGCAAGATGCAGAAAGCGATCCTTTCGGCTCTTGACAAAGATCCGGGCAATCGTCCGCAAACGGCCGAAGCATTTGCGAGCGTCATGCGTTCGAGGTCCGAAGGATTGTTTGGGCTGCTTCGCAGGGCACTGGTGATCTATAGCGAGCATTTGCCTAAGTTCCTGATGCTGACGACGTTTTTCTCGCTTCCCAGCATTATTCTAACGCTAACCCTTGTTGCGCTTTCATTCTTAAAGGTCAGCGAGATCATCTCCGGGACCAGTGCGAATGTTGCCATCGGCGTCGTGGTCCTTTTGCTGGGGCTCGCCAGCGCATTCAGCACTTATCTTAATATCGGTACCATTACCTGGATCGTCACGCAGTATCTCGCGGTACCGCTGAGGCCTGTCAGATTAAGGCCCGCACTGGTCGAGGCTCGTAAGCGATGGAAGGCGTTTGCCGGTACAGGTATTTTGAGTACGTTTTTGATGTTCGCTATCGGGATCCCGACGTGCGGAATCGGATTTCTCGTCACAAATGTACTTTGGACGCTGGTATCTCCGGTCGTAATGATGGAGAACCGAAGCGGAAAGGCGGCATTGAGGCGTTCCAAAGATCTTGTAAAACGCTCGGTCGGGACGGCGATCGGAGCGGTATTTATGCTGTTCCTGATCCCGGCGATCTTTTCAGGAACGGTTTCGTTTGTCGTAAACATCACTGCAAGGGCGATCGATCCTAAACCGCAAACGCCGGCAGCTGTTACCGAACAGGCAAGAACTGACGGCTCGCCGGTCGTGAGCACAACGGATCCAAATACAAGTGCTGTGCCCCCCGAACCCGCGAAGACGGAGGACGGAGGACTCAACATCAACATCGGCCCCAACCGAACGATCAGGGTCGATGATGACGAAATGGATATGCGCAGCCGTGTCAAAAAGACGATACTCGAATCTCTCGTTCAGGTGATCTGGCTGCCACTGCAGATATTCGTTCTGTCATTTTCTGCTATCATAATCGCGTTGCTCTATTTGAAAACACGGCTCGCCGGCGGCGAATCGATGAATGAACTCATCGAGCGGTTTGAGAGTGACGACGGTCCCCGCAAAAAGTGGCAGGAACGCGTTCGTCAGCGTCTCATCCAATCCGGCCGCATCCCGAGCAAGTCTTAG
- a CDS encoding DUF3667 domain-containing protein — protein MNETINKNRAPTSELQPEVSSRICCNCDEPLIGEYCYVCGQPSVVERYTPKNLFFEIYNNARKIDISKTFATSIELARRPGEFVHAYLAGQRVGYINPVKFYFYAMIANALIREMLQIATADPIFASPLTGNTAFQIFGLLATVFWGVLWKLFYRGTELNWVEFAVCDLFRSANGYLYRYIVSFCCSLPGVYPVCLFSVCTGGSSGHDRLWYLLCPQSLS, from the coding sequence TTGAACGAAACGATCAACAAAAATAGGGCCCCAACAAGTGAGCTGCAACCCGAAGTGTCGTCACGGATTTGTTGCAACTGCGATGAGCCATTGATCGGCGAGTATTGCTATGTCTGTGGTCAGCCGTCAGTTGTTGAGCGTTATACTCCGAAGAACTTATTCTTTGAGATTTATAACAATGCCAGGAAGATCGATATATCAAAAACATTCGCGACATCGATCGAGCTTGCTCGCCGGCCGGGTGAATTTGTACATGCATACCTGGCAGGACAGCGCGTCGGTTATATAAATCCCGTAAAATTTTATTTTTATGCAATGATCGCAAATGCTTTGATTCGCGAGATGCTGCAAATTGCGACTGCCGATCCAATATTTGCCTCTCCGCTGACCGGCAACACCGCCTTTCAAATATTCGGGCTGCTCGCCACTGTTTTTTGGGGCGTTTTATGGAAATTGTTCTACCGTGGAACAGAATTGAACTGGGTCGAATTTGCTGTGTGCGATCTATTTCGAAGCGCAAACGGATATCTTTACCGTTACATTGTTAGTTTTTGTTGCAGTCTTCCGGGAGTATACCCAGTTTGCTTATTCAGCGTTTGTACTGGCGGATCTTCTGGTCACGACCGCTTATGGTATCTACTTTGCCCGCAGAGTCTTTCGTGA